A single window of Leptospira dzoumogneensis DNA harbors:
- a CDS encoding CinA family nicotinamide mononucleotide deamidase-related protein has translation MNSPRVTVISTGSELTAGRSQDTNSSWIANELFGLGYSTQKFLVLPDDPKLIRDELKNLAAEASRENPVLLVMTGGLGPTEDDYTLEVVCELTSSQPILNEKAHDRLQALYRLRGKGFQEALTTALRQVSIPSNSTVLNNSVGIAPGFWSELQPGAYLACMPGVPSEMVTMFKEELVPLIQKQFHSGELYSDFLFIWGMSESLFQQEFIEGIEPLKNGKAVWGVAAKKGFIRVTYQSENKSLVEELIQKTKEKYSGLCTGDLFEEFPKFLSEKKLTIGTIESCTGGLAAKILTDRAGSSDYFLGSVVSYSNLIKENIVGVKKETLEAHGAVSEETATEMADNGARLLGTDLAISITGIAGPGGGTPAKKVGTVFIGTHIKGEKTEVKELFLPFKRELFREVVAATSLYLMYNRLRKLV, from the coding sequence TTGAATTCGCCTAGGGTCACAGTCATTTCCACAGGTTCAGAGCTGACTGCGGGAAGAAGCCAAGACACAAATTCTTCCTGGATCGCGAACGAACTTTTCGGATTAGGATATTCTACTCAAAAATTCCTGGTATTGCCTGATGATCCTAAACTGATCCGAGACGAACTAAAAAACTTAGCGGCCGAGGCTTCTAGGGAAAATCCGGTCCTTCTTGTAATGACAGGCGGTCTTGGGCCTACTGAAGACGATTATACTTTAGAAGTGGTATGTGAACTCACTTCTTCCCAGCCTATATTGAATGAAAAAGCACATGATAGACTGCAAGCATTGTATAGGCTTCGTGGAAAAGGATTCCAAGAGGCGCTGACCACGGCATTAAGACAGGTTTCTATTCCATCTAATTCTACCGTTTTGAATAACTCAGTAGGAATTGCTCCGGGCTTTTGGTCGGAGCTCCAACCAGGTGCTTACTTGGCATGTATGCCTGGAGTTCCATCCGAGATGGTGACAATGTTCAAAGAGGAATTGGTCCCTTTGATCCAAAAACAATTCCATTCAGGAGAACTATATTCAGATTTTCTGTTTATCTGGGGAATGAGTGAGTCTTTATTCCAACAGGAATTTATAGAAGGGATTGAACCATTAAAGAACGGTAAAGCAGTCTGGGGAGTGGCGGCTAAAAAAGGATTTATCCGTGTCACCTACCAATCCGAAAACAAAAGTTTAGTCGAAGAACTGATCCAAAAGACCAAAGAAAAATACAGCGGACTTTGCACCGGAGATTTATTCGAAGAATTTCCAAAATTTCTCTCCGAAAAAAAACTCACCATAGGAACGATCGAAAGTTGCACAGGTGGACTTGCAGCCAAGATACTTACGGACCGTGCAGGTTCTTCCGATTACTTTTTAGGATCTGTAGTCAGTTATTCTAATCTGATCAAAGAAAATATAGTAGGCGTCAAAAAAGAAACTCTCGAAGCTCACGGTGCAGTGAGTGAAGAAACCGCAACAGAAATGGCAGATAATGGAGCAAGGCTTCTTGGAACGGATCTGGCAATTAGCATTACAGGGATCGCCGGTCCTGGCGGTGGAACTCCTGCAAAAAAAGTAGGGACCGTATTTATAGGAACCCATATCAAGGGTGAAAAAACGGAAGTGAAGGAACTCTTTCTTCCTTTCAAGAGAGAGCTTTTCCGAGAAGTGGTGGCCGCTACTTCTCTTTATCTAATGTACAATCGATTGAGGAAACTAGTATGA
- the argS gene encoding arginine--tRNA ligase, with protein sequence MKETETLKQLVLEALKEGVKLYCEKEAPNVSFEDLRIRIEYSREESFGDYSTSFALENSKLLGKKPLDSAAVLVGYLQAKTDLFEKVDFTPPGFVNFRISPSFLIRFLENTVQKKDIFPKLENPKKVNLEFVSANPTGPLNIVSARAAATGEAFANLLKAVGHSVDKEFYVNDYGNQVFLLGVSTMVRIREALGESSSIQENAEDGRSIEELLSQNVIPAEGYRGDYLNIIAKQLLENPNTEKEIKSHLEKKEYSALAEKCSRWTVESNLIWQKKDLDLFGVGFDRFFSETTLHRSGKVLGVLENLKKSGKVFEEEGKQVFKSEDYGDDKNRVVVRDDGRPTYLLADIAYHSDKISRGYEKIIDIWGPDHHGYIARLAGAVQALGYPKENFQVIIAQQVNLLMAGQKMKMSKRAGEFQTMEDLLGYLGKHAKDVARYFFTMRSLDSPLDFDLDLAKDESDKNPVFYLQYAHARVCSIFREVGTSSDAKALENLEMTEERKRLLFWISRFPEEVLDAAATLEPHRIANYLQNLARAFTQFYIAKNNRLKESDESTRLGLARICQATRVVLAEGLALLGVSAPERLEKED encoded by the coding sequence ATGAAAGAAACGGAAACTCTTAAACAACTCGTTTTAGAAGCTTTAAAGGAAGGAGTAAAACTCTACTGCGAAAAAGAAGCGCCTAACGTTTCTTTTGAGGATCTTCGCATCCGAATAGAATATTCCAGAGAAGAATCCTTCGGAGATTATTCCACTTCTTTCGCTTTGGAAAATTCAAAACTTCTGGGCAAAAAACCTTTGGATTCAGCCGCAGTTCTTGTGGGCTATCTTCAGGCAAAAACGGATCTATTCGAAAAGGTGGATTTTACTCCTCCTGGTTTTGTGAATTTCAGGATCTCTCCTTCTTTTCTGATCCGTTTCTTGGAAAATACGGTCCAGAAAAAGGATATTTTTCCTAAATTAGAAAATCCTAAAAAAGTAAATTTAGAATTCGTAAGTGCGAATCCAACAGGACCTTTAAATATCGTATCCGCAAGAGCTGCAGCTACCGGAGAAGCATTTGCGAATCTACTCAAGGCAGTAGGTCACTCAGTAGATAAGGAATTTTATGTAAACGATTATGGAAACCAGGTGTTTTTACTCGGTGTTTCCACTATGGTCCGTATCCGAGAAGCTTTGGGAGAATCTTCTTCTATCCAAGAGAATGCAGAAGACGGTAGGTCTATTGAGGAATTACTTTCCCAAAACGTGATCCCTGCAGAAGGATATAGGGGGGATTATCTCAATATCATCGCGAAACAATTATTAGAAAATCCGAATACTGAAAAAGAGATCAAATCCCATCTGGAGAAAAAGGAATATTCTGCTCTTGCTGAAAAATGTTCCCGTTGGACAGTCGAATCTAATTTGATCTGGCAGAAAAAAGATCTGGATCTATTCGGAGTAGGATTCGATAGATTTTTCTCCGAGACCACACTTCATAGGTCCGGAAAAGTTTTGGGAGTGCTCGAGAACTTAAAAAAATCCGGCAAAGTTTTTGAAGAAGAAGGCAAACAGGTCTTTAAATCCGAAGATTACGGAGACGATAAAAATCGTGTAGTGGTTCGGGATGATGGACGTCCTACATACCTTCTCGCAGACATAGCGTATCATAGTGATAAAATTTCCAGAGGTTATGAAAAGATCATAGATATCTGGGGGCCGGATCATCATGGATATATAGCAAGGCTTGCAGGTGCAGTCCAGGCATTAGGTTATCCTAAGGAAAATTTCCAAGTAATCATTGCTCAACAAGTGAATCTTCTCATGGCCGGACAGAAGATGAAGATGAGTAAACGTGCGGGAGAATTCCAGACAATGGAGGATCTTCTGGGTTATTTAGGAAAACATGCTAAAGATGTGGCACGTTATTTCTTCACAATGAGGTCTTTGGATTCTCCTCTGGATTTCGATCTGGATTTGGCAAAGGATGAATCCGATAAAAATCCAGTATTCTATCTGCAATATGCTCATGCGAGAGTTTGTTCTATCTTTAGAGAAGTAGGGACAAGCTCCGATGCTAAAGCATTAGAAAATCTTGAAATGACGGAAGAAAGGAAAAGGCTTCTTTTCTGGATATCTCGTTTTCCGGAAGAAGTGTTGGATGCAGCGGCGACTTTAGAACCTCATAGGATCGCAAACTATCTCCAAAATCTTGCAAGAGCGTTCACTCAATTCTATATAGCAAAGAATAATCGACTTAAAGAGTCGGACGAGTCTACAAGACTGGGACTCGCAAGAATTTGCCAAGCAACTCGCGTTGTACTTGCAGAAGGTTTAGCTCTACTTGGAGTTTCCGCTCCGGAAAGATTGGAGAAAGAAGATTGA
- the recO gene encoding DNA repair protein RecO yields the protein MSGSSPGALKKTTGIVMESRILPEGDAFLRLLPEEGEVGSFRVKGIKKSKTRPIAAVEPGSLTVLDYYFTQGRETFNVKEIGLIRRFDKAKTGYSGTVLVSYLVELVSSFLTEGGSHPMEYKLLLGALKELDEDDYKPVFLPFFKLKLLYVGGFLSKEMECASCGKNLSEIQSCSLDETHFEIVCGDCGNPKPDKYGLVLFVQDCLALRYRDLKDKKISLELLKEADSLSNRALKPLLGRRLKSEPMLYESLGENLG from the coding sequence ATGTCTGGATCTAGTCCTGGGGCCTTAAAAAAAACGACCGGCATTGTGATGGAAAGCCGCATTCTTCCGGAAGGAGATGCATTCCTGCGACTTCTACCGGAAGAAGGAGAAGTAGGAAGTTTCCGAGTAAAGGGGATCAAAAAAAGTAAAACAAGACCAATCGCCGCAGTGGAACCGGGATCTCTTACCGTATTAGATTATTATTTCACCCAAGGAAGAGAAACATTTAACGTAAAAGAGATCGGGTTGATCAGAAGATTCGATAAGGCAAAAACAGGATATTCAGGAACTGTTTTGGTTTCTTATCTGGTGGAACTTGTTTCTTCCTTCTTAACGGAAGGAGGATCTCATCCAATGGAATATAAACTTCTTCTAGGCGCCTTAAAAGAATTAGATGAAGACGATTATAAACCTGTGTTCCTCCCTTTTTTTAAACTGAAATTATTATATGTGGGCGGCTTCTTATCCAAGGAAATGGAATGCGCGAGCTGCGGAAAAAATCTCTCAGAGATCCAATCTTGCAGCTTGGACGAAACCCATTTTGAGATAGTATGTGGAGACTGTGGAAATCCTAAACCGGACAAGTATGGACTCGTATTATTCGTCCAAGATTGTTTGGCCTTGAGATACAGGGACCTGAAGGACAAAAAGATTTCCCTTGAACTCCTGAAGGAGGCGGATAGCTTAAGCAACCGGGCCTTAAAACCGCTTCTTGGAAGAAGACTGAAATCGGAACCTATGCTGTACGAATCCTTAGGGGAAAATCTTGGATAA
- the ybeY gene encoding rRNA maturation RNase YbeY — protein MGSRWKILSAFSFPNINTHLSLVLTDDESIQELNRVRRGKDYATDVLSFPLSFDLTPWELPPNKKENFGPILSLGEIVISWDTCKAQAKSIGHSEEDEFFRLFVHGFLHLIGYDHERGEEDEALMKEKEDLCLDLVLGP, from the coding sequence CTGGGATCCCGCTGGAAAATTTTAAGTGCATTCTCTTTTCCTAATATAAATACTCATCTTTCTCTGGTTTTGACGGATGATGAATCCATCCAAGAATTGAATCGAGTCCGAAGAGGAAAAGATTACGCGACCGATGTTCTTTCCTTTCCTTTAAGTTTTGATCTGACTCCTTGGGAACTTCCCCCAAACAAAAAAGAGAACTTCGGACCGATCCTCAGCTTAGGAGAGATAGTGATCTCTTGGGATACATGTAAGGCCCAAGCTAAGAGTATAGGTCATAGCGAAGAAGATGAATTTTTTAGATTATTCGTGCACGGTTTTTTACATTTAATCGGTTACGATCACGAACGTGGAGAAGAAGACGAGGCTCTAATGAAGGAGAAGGAGGATCTATGTCTGGATCTAGTCCTGGGGCCTTAA